One segment of Tetrapisispora phaffii CBS 4417 chromosome 1, complete genome DNA contains the following:
- the ADK2 gene encoding adenylate kinase ADK2 (similar to Saccharomyces cerevisiae ADK2 (YER170W); ancestral locus Anc_8.236), translated as MSQLIKPARLLLLGAPGSGKGTQTTRLLKQFPAISSVSSGDLLRKEISSKTQLGLLASGYIQEGKLIPDELIINLLTSYLSNNKWLTPKSTWLLDGFPRTQNQAKVLDSTLDKFNSKLNLVVELNVPEEVILERIENRFVHVPSGRVYNLQYNPPKILGKDDITGEPLTKRPDDNIEVFAKRLQEYKVTMGPLKDYYENQGILKVVSGETSDIIFPKLKELIVNKFD; from the coding sequence ATGTCACAATTAATTAAACCTGCCAgactattattattaggGGCTCCAGGTTCCGGTAAAGGTACTCAAACAACGCGATTGCTAAAACAATTTCCAGCCATCAGTAGCGTATCATCTGGTGACCTTTTGAGAAAAGAAATCTCGAGCAAAACACAATTAGGTCTGTTGGCATCTGGGTACATACAGGAAGGTAAGTTAATTCCAGATGAATTGATAATTAATTTACTTACTTCTTATttaagtaataataaatggCTCACACCAAAATCGACGTGGTTATTAGATGGATTCCCACGAACTCAAAACCAAGCTAAAGTCTTAGATTCAACTTTAGACAAGTTCAActcaaaattaaatctaGTTGTAGAGTTAAATGTCCCAGAAGAAGTTATACTTGAACGTATAGAAAACAGATTTGTGCATGTTCCAAGTGGCAGAGTTTATAACTTACAATATAATCCTCCAAAAATCCTTGGTAAGGATGACATAACTGGCGAGCCATTGACAAAGAGACCCGATGACAATATTGAAGTTTTTGCCAAAAGATTACAAGAATATAAAGTTACTATGGGCCCATTGAAAGATTACTATGAAAATCAAGGTATCTTAAAAGTAGTGTCTGGTGAAACATCGGATATCATATTCCCTAAGTTAAAAGAGTTAATTGTTAATAAGTTTGACTGA